The sequence CCGGACGGATCCACCAGGTCGTCCTGGGTGAGGTGCCCCACGTCGGTCACGTTGCTTACGTACGTTACGTCCCAGCCAATGGCGCGGGCGGTGCGCAGGATGAGGTCGGATGTTAAAAACGAACGGAAGTTGCCGATGTGCGCGTAGGTGTACACCGTGGGCCCGCAGCCATAGAACCGCAGGTGGCCGGGCGAAATCGGCTCGATGGGCTCGGTTTGGCGCGTAAGCGAGTTGTAGATCCGGAAGGTGGGGGCGTCGGCCATGCACACCGCGTGGTTATGAAACAAAAGCTATCGTTGCATTACGAGACAGCACGCCGGATGTGCCCACGTTTGCTTGCAGTTCATGCAGCGCGGGGCGCCGCCTGTTGTAATTTTGCCGGTTGTTCGTTGGGAGTGGCCGCGCCGTTTTGTTTCTTTGACCGTGCGCCTCATTCGTTCACGTGAATCGCTTGTGCCTGTGGCTTCTTCCGTTCCCGATGCAAAGCCGGTATCCGCCTCCCGGTGCGTCATGACCGAAATTGTGCTTCCGAACGACACCAACAGCCTGGGCAACATGATGGGCGGCCGGTTGCTCCACCTGATGGACAAATGCGCGGCCATCTCGGCGCAGCGCCATGCCAACCGGGTGTGCGTCACGGCGTCGGTAGACAACGTCGAGTTTCAGCGGCCCATTCGCGGCGGCAACGTGGTGGTCATTGAAAGCCAGGTGAACCGCGCGTTTCGTTCGTCGATGGAGGTCGAGCTTAACGTGTGGGCCGAGAACCCGCGCGAGCAGACGCGCCATCGCTGCAACCGCGCGTTCTTTACGTTTGTGGCTATCGACGATGCGGGGGTAACCGTGCCGGTGCCGCCGGTGCAGCCCGAAACGACCGAGGAGCGCGAGCGCTACGAGGCAGCCACCAAGCGCCGCGAGATGCGGCTGCTGCTGGCCGGGCGCATCGACCTCGACGAGGCGACGCGCCTGAAGCCCGACCTGCTCGCAACGCTGCATTCCTCCGATGCGCCGGCGTAAGCTATGCGTGCCTTGCTCGGGATACTGATTGCGGTGGGGCTGCTGGGGGCAGGGCAGCGCGTGGCGGCGCAACGCAGCGCCGGACGGCTGGGCGTGGGCCCGCAGGTGGGCACCCCCAGCGGGCTGTCGCTGAAGGTGTACCTGCCGGGCCATCGCGCGCTGTCTGTGGCCACCACGTCCGATTTTGACGATTACGTGGAGGTGCATGCGTACCACGCGTGGGAGCGTCCGCTCCCGCAATCGCCCTTTTGGTCGTTCGCGGGCGTCGGTGTTATTACGGGCGGGCGGCGCGATCCGGGGCGCGACCCGGTGCTGCTGAGCGTGGGCGCCTTGGCCGGCATCAACTTTTTTGCAGAGCGCTTCGAGGTTTTTCTGCAGATGACCCCTGCCTTCCGCATCCTGCCACACCGTGAGCCCCGGCTTACGGGCAGCGCCGGTCTTCGCTACTACTTCTAACGTTTCCTCTGTGCACGGCGATGCTGTACGAACGCGTGCTAATTACCGGAGCCAACGGGCTGGTGGGGCAAGCGCTGGTGCGCCGGCTGAGCCGTGAGCCGACCTTCGACGTGCTGGCTACGGCGCGCGACGATGCGTTGCGCGTGCCCGGCGTGTCCTGTGGCTATGCGCCGCTCGATGTGACGAATCAAGCGGCCATCGATGATCTGTTTGCGGCGTTTACACCCACGGTGGTAGTGCATTGCGCCGCCATCACGCAGGTGGGCGTGTGCGCCGAGCAGCGCACCGACTGCTGGGCGACCAACGCAACGGCGGTCGCCGATCTTGCCGATGCGTGCCGCCGGCACGGCGCGCGCATGGTGCATCTGTCAACAGACTTCGTATTTGACGGTGCGCGCGGGCCCTACGACGAGACGGCGCGTCCCGATCCGGTCAACTACTACGGGCGCTCGAAGCTGGCGGGCGAGAATGCCCTCCGCGATGCCGGGTTCTCGCAGTGGAGCATCGCGCGCACGGTGCTCGTGTACGGCACCGGCCATGCCTTGTCGCGGGCCAACATTGCCCTGTGGGTGGTGCAGCAGCTGCGCGCCGGCGAAACCCTCCACGTGGTCACCGATCAGTTGCGCACGCCCACGTACGTGGAGGACCTGGCCCTGGGCATTGAACGCATTATACGACGCGAGGCCACCGGTGTGTATCACCTGAGTGGCCCCGAGATGGCGTCGGTATATGCGTTTGCTGTGGCGGTGGCCGAGACGTTCGGGCTTGACACGTCGCGCGTGGTGCCGGTGGAAAGCGACTTCTTCGATGCGGCGCCGCGGCCACCCCGCACCGGGTTCGTCATCGAAAAAGCGCGCCGCGAGCTGGGCTACCGCCCGCTCGCCATTCGCGACGGATTGCAGGCCCTGAAGCGCGTGCTGGACCTCGACGCGGCATTATGATGCGCCGGCGGCTTGCGGCCTATGCCTTGCCCTCAAACCCGCCAAAGTGCATGGGCGGCGGGCTGTCGTCGTCGCCGGGCTCCCGGATGGTTCCGTGGGCGGCCTCGTACCGATCGACGTTTTCCTTCAGGGCGCCCAAGATGCGCTTGGCATGCTGTGGCGTGACGACGATGCGGCTCTTCACGCGGGATGTTTGCGTGCCGGGAATCATTCGGATGAAGTCCAGGATGAACTCCTCCGGCGAATGCGATACCATTACAAGGTTGGCATACGTGCCCTCGGCGGTCTCCTCGTCAATCTCAACATTCATCTCTTGCCCCTGGGGCGCGTTGGGGTGTTCAAAGTCTTCCATAAAACAGGAACGTGGTCGTAAAAAAGTGAACGATTGGCCAAAGGCGGGCGGCGCGGTCGAAGCAGGCACCGCCCGGGATGTTCCCTAAACCGCTATTGCCCGGCGTTCTTGCCGTTCTGGCGGGCGAGGGCGCGAATCAGGTCGCTCTTGGTGAGTACGCTGTAGGTGCCGGGCGTTTGTTGGTCTTCCACGAGCACGGCCCCGGCATCCTGGTCGAGGTAGGCCGAGAGGTGCTCGAGGTGGAGCGAAGCCGGCACCACCGGCAGCGGATCGCCCATGACGCCGCGCACGGCTTCGTCGCGGGCGGACGGGTGGTTGAGCAGGTGGTTGAGGATGCGCGTTTCGGTGAGGCTGCCCACAATGTTGCTGTCGGCATCCACGACGGGCATCTGCGAGATGCCGTTGTGCGTCATGGTGTCGATCACCGCGCCCAGCGTGTCGTCCGGCGAGGCCGTGATGACGTCGGAGGTGTCGCGGGCCTCGACCACGGCGCCCGCGGTGACGTCCGAGGAGCGCTCCAAGAACCCGTGGTTGGTCATCCACTCGTCGTTGTAGGTCTTCGACAAGTAGCGGAAGCCCGAGTCGGGCAGTAGCACCACCACGACGTCGTCTTCGGTGAGGGCGTCGCGGTGGGCGTTGAGCCAGTCGAGCGCGCCGGCCATGGCCATGCCGCACGATTGCCCGATGAACAGCCCCTCCTCGCGGGCCAGGCGGCGCGTCATCTGCATGGCGGCCTTGTCATCGACCCGCACAAAGTCGTCGACGATGTCGAAATCCATGTTTTCGGGCAGAATGTCCTCCCCCACGCCCTCGGTGAAGTAGGGGTAGATCTCGTCCTCGTCAAACACGCCTTCGTGGAAGTAGGTGTAGAAGGCCGAGCCGTACGGATCGACGCCCACGACGGTCAGGTCGCTGGTCTTTTCCTTCAGATACTTCGAGGTGCCGCTGATGGTGCCGCCGGTGCCGGCGCCTGCAATGTAGTGCGTAATGCGTCCCTCGGTTTGCTCCCAAAGCTCGGGACCGGTTGTTTGGTAGTGGGCCTCGGCGTTGGCGGGGTTGTCGTACTGGTTGAGGTAGATGGAATTGGGGATCTCGTCGGCCAAGCGGCGGGCCACCGAGTAGTACGAGCGCGGATCGTCGGGCTCCACATTGGTGGGGCAGATGAGCACTTCGGCGCCCAGGCCGCGCAGCACGTCCACCTTTTCCTTGCTCTGCTTGTCGGTGGTGGTAAAGATGCAGCGGTAGCCTTTGGCGATGGCGGCAATGGCCAACCCGGCGCCCGTGTTGCCGCTCGTGCCTTCAATGATGGTGCCGCCCGGCTCAATGGCGCCGCGCGCTTCGGCGTCTTCAATCATCTGAAGGCCGATGCGGTCCTTTACCGACCCGCCCGGATTGAAAAACTCCACCTTACCGAGTACTGTGCAAGGGAGGTCTGCTGCGAGATCGTTGATTCGCACCAGCGGTGTATTGCCGATTGTGCCCAAAACGCTGTCGTGCCACATGGTCTCTGTTGATTGCGCAAGGTCATTGAAGTCGCCGCTTCATGCGGCGGCACCTCAAACATACGAATGAGGATGCCCGCCTTCATGGGATTGCCCATGAACCTCCCATACGCTCTTCCGCCGCTATTGATTTTTTGCGATGCTTCCTGTTGATGCCGAACTGCTCATTGCCACCGGCACGGCCGATGGCTCGATTGTTCATTGCAACGATGCGTGGCGTTCGGTGATCGGCCCGCGCAGCACGCCATGGGCCCGCCTCTCGGACGACGATGCCAAGCTGGCGCTCACGGCCCTGGGGGAAGCCGCTGCGGGGACGCTTGTAACCAACCAAATTGTAAGCGCGACGGTGGCCGACCGCGACGACCCGTTGCCGGTCCTTCTCAACTTCATCCCCGTGAAGCACGAAGACG comes from Salisaeta longa DSM 21114 and encodes:
- a CDS encoding acyl-CoA thioesterase, translating into MTEIVLPNDTNSLGNMMGGRLLHLMDKCAAISAQRHANRVCVTASVDNVEFQRPIRGGNVVVIESQVNRAFRSSMEVELNVWAENPREQTRHRCNRAFFTFVAIDDAGVTVPVPPVQPETTEERERYEAATKRREMRLLLAGRIDLDEATRLKPDLLATLHSSDAPA
- a CDS encoding SDR family oxidoreductase gives rise to the protein MLYERVLITGANGLVGQALVRRLSREPTFDVLATARDDALRVPGVSCGYAPLDVTNQAAIDDLFAAFTPTVVVHCAAITQVGVCAEQRTDCWATNATAVADLADACRRHGARMVHLSTDFVFDGARGPYDETARPDPVNYYGRSKLAGENALRDAGFSQWSIARTVLVYGTGHALSRANIALWVVQQLRAGETLHVVTDQLRTPTYVEDLALGIERIIRREATGVYHLSGPEMASVYAFAVAVAETFGLDTSRVVPVESDFFDAAPRPPRTGFVIEKARRELGYRPLAIRDGLQALKRVLDLDAAL
- a CDS encoding DUF3467 domain-containing protein, which encodes MEDFEHPNAPQGQEMNVEIDEETAEGTYANLVMVSHSPEEFILDFIRMIPGTQTSRVKSRIVVTPQHAKRILGALKENVDRYEAAHGTIREPGDDDSPPPMHFGGFEGKA
- a CDS encoding cystathionine beta-synthase — encoded protein: MWHDSVLGTIGNTPLVRINDLAADLPCTVLGKVEFFNPGGSVKDRIGLQMIEDAEARGAIEPGGTIIEGTSGNTGAGLAIAAIAKGYRCIFTTTDKQSKEKVDVLRGLGAEVLICPTNVEPDDPRSYYSVARRLADEIPNSIYLNQYDNPANAEAHYQTTGPELWEQTEGRITHYIAGAGTGGTISGTSKYLKEKTSDLTVVGVDPYGSAFYTYFHEGVFDEDEIYPYFTEGVGEDILPENMDFDIVDDFVRVDDKAAMQMTRRLAREEGLFIGQSCGMAMAGALDWLNAHRDALTEDDVVVVLLPDSGFRYLSKTYNDEWMTNHGFLERSSDVTAGAVVEARDTSDVITASPDDTLGAVIDTMTHNGISQMPVVDADSNIVGSLTETRILNHLLNHPSARDEAVRGVMGDPLPVVPASLHLEHLSAYLDQDAGAVLVEDQQTPGTYSVLTKSDLIRALARQNGKNAGQ